The segment AAATAGcaagaaaaaattgttgcatatgacaaattatatttaaaaataatttgcgaagACTTTCTATAGACTTTATAAGATTTATTTCTTTATATAATgggtttgaaatgttttttcaAAGTAGCTGTCAAACTCATGTATACCACgttaagagcaaaataatataacaaTGTGATTTTATAGCAGTTATAAAAATCATTCCCAAATGCCTCCTGTAGAGTGGGCCCGATAAGTTGTATTGAAATTATAACATGGTTTTATACAAGCTGCTGTGCCTTCAAAGTTTTAAGTCGGGTTTTAAACAAATAGTTTTATAGGAGAAGTGTTTGCaataatagaattaaaattgttacttgggcattcAGTTCTAAGAGAACAAGGTGGCAATCTGTGGTGATCTGAGGGAGATGTTCCATCAGGTGTGGATGTCATTAGATGATCAAAACTGTCAGCGGTTACCCGCGGTTCGTGTGGTGGTAAAATACGACGGATGCAGAGCCTAGTACCTACGTTATGCAGGTTGGGGCATATTGTTCACCAAGCTGTGCCCAATACGTCAAAAATTTGAACACTGAGAAGCATGCTGGACAGTACCCGGAGGCAGCTAAAGCGATCGTTAAACACCATTACGTGGACGAAATGCTCACTAACACGCAGACGGAAGAAGAGGCAATACAGCTAGTTCAAGACGTTCGACACGTCCACGTTCAAGCCGGTTTTGAGATGCGTAATTGGCTGGACGAGAAAAGCCTTAATCTGGGATCTGAACTATCCACAGGAAGAGTTCTAGGAAGTCAGCATTCTCTTGAGTAATCCAAGTACATCCAAATCACTTCCTAACCAAAGCACAATGTTCCAAATGAATCCATTCTCGGACGAACAACAAATTATGCGAATGCAGAGAAGAATCAGCAGATGCGAGTATGCTACGATGGTCGCCCAGAACCCAATTATTCTTCCAGGGGACCATCATATTACGCAACTGTTTGTACAGGACTATCATGAGCGCTATCATAACCGCAATCACGAAACTGTGGTTAACTAAGGCAGATATTCAAAATACCGAAACTGAGCGTAGTGCTCCGAAATGTTAGGGCGAACTGTCAGTTGTGCAAGAACCAGAGGGTaataccccaggcaccccctgtGGGCGATCTCCAAACAGCTATATTGGCGGTATTCACAAGACCATTTACTTTCGTGGGGGTGGACTACTTTGGTCCGCTTAAAGTGGCGATGGGGCGCCTTGTCTGATAACACGTAACTTGTCTGATGACACGGGCGTCTATATAGAGGTCGCGAATAAACCTAGCACAGATTCCTGTATTATGGCAATAAGAAACTTCATGGTGCGACGAGGAGTTCCGAATCAAATATTCAGCGACCGTGGCACAAATTTCGTGGCCGCAAGCAAGAAACTCAAGGCAGGTCTGGCAGAGTTGGATCAGGAAAAAATTGTCCGGAAGCTTGTCAGTCCCAACAGCGAATGGCGCTTTATTCCTCCTGCATCTCCAGACCAGACGCTCCAGACTTAACCAGACCGTTAAACGAAACCTCCAGCAGATTCAACCACAGAGTCTTCTTAGTGACGAAGTTCTCCGAAATCTCCTGTTCGAAATCGAAGGCACCGTCAATTTACTGCCACTAACGCACAGCGCGGCGATGTTAAAGCGTTTGTGGCGTACTTCACAAGTGGAGCCGAATATATTCTGGCGGCACTGGAATCATGATTACCTGCCGGACTTGACGAGACGGACGAAATAGTTCTGGGCCAAGAGGCGTTTGATCTCCGTAAACGAAGGCATGCATGGAAGGGTAAGATCTGCGGCAGTTCAAACTGCTTTTGGCAGTACTTGATGTTCAGCGCGATGGACAGGTAAGCCACGACAGGGGGAGTGCGACGATCCTTCGGTCGACGCCCCTTACAAGAGTTAACTCTGAGTTGTGCACAGAGACACAACCCGTCAAATGATATTGATCGGCACTCAGTCGCTTGCAGTTGTCATTATCAGATCTGCGTGGTCATCGTGGACAATAGATAAAAAGCAACAAATATCGTTGATAACGTGGTGTGACTATCGGAAATTTACAAAATCACTTAAAACTAGAATATTATACTAAATTCAATCGTTAATTAGCATCAAAGCTAGTGAATTAGGCCTGACCTGAAAACTACAGAGCTACGAATATTTGATCTTAGAGAAGTAATTACTTAATTGAGTTCTACTTGGATAAACGTACAATTGGATGGTGGTGCATATACATATTTGATGCATCCCTGTACACATAAGTGACGGTAAAAGCATTAGCAAACATAAATTATAATTTGTTGCCATATGTTAATAAGCTACAAAACCATTCACAGAATTATTTGGTTTACCAGAGCTATAAAGTGGAAcaataaaataacaaataatttaaGATATTAAACGTAAGTGAATACTTGTAAAAAAgataagcatttgattgaaatcgtGCTGttgcaggaattttttaatacATCTTCAAACCTATTTAAATTTCGGAAGTTTTCTAGGCCCTCAGTGACGTCTCATCACACTAAGATCTCATGAATTCGATAACCCAATGGCATAGAAATTGAAGAATCTAAATAGCCAAAAAGGCCCAATCCAAGAACCCATGAAATGAGTAAACGAAGTATCTTTGAAAAAAAACAAGATGTTAAAACCTAATAATTATAGAACTAAATAATTCAAGATACCACGGATTCTAATAAGCCAAAATTCTAataaggtcattacaaatattttataaagttttataAAAATCTAAGAGCCAAAACTCAAAAAGTTTGTTAGTCCAGAATCTGCTGGACTTATTAATCCATGAACCCAATGGTTAAAGTACTTAAGAATCAACAAACTTTGAAGAATTGTATAATCAAATACCAAAAGATCTGAAAACCTGACTTCCCAAGCATTCAAGAATCGATGGATGCAAGGACCCACGAGCCCGTGTAACACGAAAATACGAAAATTAATCCTCAAAATTCCAACAAGCAAAGACTCAATTTCAACAAGTATTCTGTAAGCGTGCTTCGCTTTTTTTTCACTCTTAATCAGCTATAAAATGCGTTAAGGAATTATATTTCTGTTACTCCAAATTCAATTTGCTACACCACATCTTTCGGCACTAACTTCAGGATTTAAACCCTCAACATTCCAATTTTACTCGTCAGCACTTTGAGCGACGGTGTATTTTCTCTCGCAGCAATTTCCTCACCTGTGTCAATCACGCAAAAGTCCTTTTGGTCTTGAAATTTTCGAACTAACTGTAGGTATGTCACGCTCCGCTCGACAGTTCCGACCGCCGACAGAATATCAAGTGCCAAAATGGCCAAGCACAGCAAAAACGCATGATACATCATATATGATGCCAACCTGTCAATTAACTCGTGTTGTTTGTCGAATGAAAATACTCCCGAACTGTGATTGCTAAGTAAGGGAAAAATTGAACGACCAGTTCTTCGTTTCCTTCGCAACAAATTTTTGTAGGATTCCGTTGTTAGTATTCTCTTGTGCTGGTGGTGCGATTGCTGTTATTGTTAATGAAGTAAACGAGTTGCTGGAGTCGCTTCTGATTTGCCCTTTTTCGCTTTATGGGCCACCTTTCCTCCGCATCCAACGTGCACGGAACACAAAACCAGTATCAAGACAAATCAAAACTTAGGACACCAAAGAAACTTTCCCGCCAGCCAGTGCAACGCAACGGCAAGCCAAAGAGCAGAGGAATAAAAATAACTATAAATCCTAATTTTCCTTCTGGCCGCTCGGCACACGAACCGGCATGCCGACGGCGACGGCTGGTAGAAGCTGTTTTGCAGAATAAAGCTACCGAAGGGGAGAATAAATTTTTCCGAATTGTTTTCAGCGCTTTGCCACTTTACCGCTTTTCTCGGTAAGAAGAAAAAACGCACGCCGTCCCTACTACGTGTAGAGCGCACCATATAGCAGCGCCATTTCGTGGACGGAAAAACTGGCATTCGGAGAATGGAAAACCAGCCGACTTGCAAGTGGGGTAGGACGGATCTTGAGATGGTGATGTTGGGGTGATAATGCAAACTGTTGCTGTCTGAACTGCGGCTCGCGGAAGGCGACGCGAGGGTTTGAGTTGAGAACCGACAGGAAAACCGAGAAGTGCTGCTGAACTAATGCGGAAGCggagttttttttctttgcttctgaCGGtaactgaaaaagaaaaacgaagcgGTAGGAATTTAATGGTACTGCTGCTCCGAGGGAAGCTGTTTCAGGTGTGTCCTCCAGCCAAGCTTTTGCGCGTGGTAGCAGGAGAGACCTGTTGTTTTGGTGAAACGACGGCTATGGTTGATAGCCGCAAGCGTTTTTCGCTACTCGGGGACGTTTGCCGAGAATAGTTTAACTTGATTTGAAAGATATTCGATCGGAAGATAATGATGCGAATAAAAGTGACTGTGCAGTGTGTGGCTGCATTGTGAAAATAATGTGAGCGAGTGAGTTCAACATACAGTTTTACACATTTACATCTGATTGAATATCTGTAGATCATAACTACCGCCGTGCCACAAAAAcacgaaataaaaaatagttttgaagaatatgccctatagttcagcactcgataaagatagaaattttatttcttcagcaaaattgcttgtttttacaatatttacaactttgccgaaggaactatgtctatatttcctaacacaaaaaagtcattttttaattttcatcatagtaagcgatgacgaacttttgacagttttagattaagggggatattaatacgaacaaaagtgctgtagaccataaatgataaaatgaaaacaagagacagaaggaaaaaagttccacttttcgtctTTTTGGATTACTGTGCGgagcacagtggggaatcgctggccagcagccaaaaaatgaaagttaatttcgactctccgttgtatttttcctgtgattctatattattgaagtgttcaaatccaaaattttagatcaatatgacaaaatttgaattttctatgaatcttaaAAGTATGCTatttcagcatgttttagcgtttttttgaaaaataacccaatatttcaaaaaatgctagaggtctaatggtagctcggatttcaacggtgtctaaggaaaagttcttcaaaaaatagtgctgaataaagcccattaattgagtatgcagtaattttatcatagtatgccacaattttaattttcattaaaaaagtgccatattttcgcgtaaaacacgcttaaaagttttgaagccaaggttcgccactattggcactaccggtaaaagttagcgtaaaatatgagctttcaaatggatatagtctcatttagcgcagagtagcgcagagcacaaatattacgcttgtaaggctactatatcagaattgaacaatatagacaaaatgcaaatactcaaagtaaacgtaggatatcttaattatgggatatctcctttacatggttggataagctgcttcgaatctatggtccatattgcatattgaatagattttagaggttggaggaaatTTAGAGGAAACAgtgatagtaatgacggaaatacagctcgaagatcttatgccaattctggtattagttctgaaatcacgggtatagatatgaaattaattaaaatgttgagaaattttctataccaagttcttgaacacattatttcagaaaaattcgaaacttattgtttgtataccaaaaccCTTTATGTCAGGGTGCTATGCAGtagtcctcatataatacgtccactgcaatgcaaagaatttgaattcgcggtcataaatgaatctagacaactatattgctgataggacgaatgacagaagaagcacaaaaataagtttttttgtttgattatagtcactttaaccactcgggtcattcgtgacttctgcggggttgggaattgaaccacggtcctcggtgtgagaggcggcgtgaatgctagccactacaccggtattgaccctcacgaaaataaggttattgccttatgctaaaaatagtgataaaaatataagacaatattttacatgcaaaaatgagtgtgaaattACAAATCGatatagaattattcgtctttttgtttctccggataaagcttatagctttttcgaaacggaaaaatgtaattagaaaaatctttctgagaacgctatattactattgaagaaacgtgaaacgagtgattttgcaggaggagaagaagaagaaggagaagaagaagaagaagaagaagaagaagaagaagaagaagaagaagaagaagaaaaaaaaagaaaaagaagatggagataaagaagattaagaaaactaataaggggaaaagttttgatttttgatttgattttaatattaacttatatggatttcgtgttgattattaaagctcatacttgctttgtattgttttatataatgttttatcctgtaaaaatccatctgcaatagttttccaaatgaccctcatttcttatacgtcattaaactcaaaaaatacttgaaaaatagttgaaaattctccctaacacaaaaaatatacgttctaatgcaaaataaacctgaaattcgggctcagcaccccaaaattacttaagaaccacatattatccttgatttgaagagatttttttgcttggccagcatttgtatgaagtcgccccactgtgcggtGGTACCAAGACAGATATCgctacacggatcaggaaggccagtgGTGCccttgcaggtctgcgaaacaccTGGCGTTCAAACTAGATTACTCTATATAGAAACTCCGAATTTTCAATTCTAACGTTAAATccatactgctgtatgcctatAAAACTGGGAGCGGCTCAGCgtagacaacgcaaaaactacaggtatttattaaccggtgcctgcgatatatcattcgtgcctggtagcctgacaactggataacCAATGAGCAATCCCATTCAACGACCGTCATCAACGGCcgaaagcaacagaaattcgtgagcgtaggtggaagtggatggGACACACCTTGAGGCAAGGAGCGAACGAgttctgcagagaagcactcgattggaatcctcaaggacagcgtagaagaggcagacccagaggctcatggtgacgcagcttagccagtGACATCCGGGCTATAGACGAGAACTTGTCCTGCCGATAGGTAAAAGCCGTAGCGGGTACCCGTCAGTAGCGGAGATCACTGATTTTATccttttgttctgccggaccggcggacaggGACAcataaataaaaccaaaataaaaattgttgaatGAAGTGTACCGTTCGGTACGATCATAGATTATTaacatggttcggtacgaccattcgTAAGTAAATTGATTCGATGCGATCATTTTTGAATGAAGTATATTGTTCGGTACGACTATATGGAGGAAATAAAATGAATTCAGCAAACTATTAACATAACACTAGATATAACATAAAACACGTGTGCTTAATTGCGTAAACTTTGTCAATTTGTCATTCCATCAATTTAATCAACTATGAAGAGTTCCAGATGAATTTTAGTGGAGCATTTATggaaacataaaataaaacgtTCGAAGCACATAGCTAACTTGGGGAAGTGTGATCTGCATTCTTCCATTATGATTTCGCAAAATCGGCTTCCGCACTTAGAACAATTCAATCGCCTGTTTTGGGTGAACATTTTCACAAATGAAATAATGCGCTGCAATGCAGCCAGCGTCGTTTGCGTGCCAGTGCCATCCACTGGCCGGAATATTGACAAGATTGACGCAATCTTCCTGACCACCGAAATCATCCGGATTGTCCGAGCGCCAGTTTGTGTAGCGCAGCCGCTGTCCGCTGGCGTGCCAATAGAAGACACCCTCCTGGGCCAGATCGCTTGCCCCGATCCAAACCACGGTGCTCTCATTGTTGTACACTTCCGACTCGGATATAAATTTCACCATTTTCGTATGATCCTCTTCGGAATCGGCAATGGCAAGTTGCATGCCAAGTGAGAAGCAATATTCCGTTGCACGGTGCCAGTTGGCCTGTTGGAttgaaattaactaaaattTAGAAGCCTTAACATTGTAGATTGAGAAACTTACCCTCAAATTTGGTATATGAAAACGATTCGATGACGTGCACTTAATCTGCTCAGCCAGCGCCAGCACAGCTAGTCCGGCCATCACAAGAAAGAATGTCCGACCCATCTGTTTGCGTCGAAAGATGGAACTCAAATAATCATCGAACCGAACGAACAACATATCTGGCTAATGAATTGAATCGTTTGAATCGCTTCTGCCTTTCTGTTGATTCATTCTCCGGCTGTTGCGAGTCGTCCGTTAAGATTTTTTTCCTTCGAGACTCAATACCGATAAAACGAAGCTTGCAATTCTGGCTTCTAGATATCATTATTTTGAATAAATCCGACGGAAAATTTTGTCCATCCATCTTCAAAGCGCAACAGGTTCGCGCTCGTAGCGGATGGAACGGGATTGTACTATTATTCTTCTCAGCTGCGCatcatgataaaaaaaaacatatatTTATCTCATCGATCCTTTCC is part of the Sabethes cyaneus chromosome 2, idSabCyanKW18_F2, whole genome shotgun sequence genome and harbors:
- the LOC128737900 gene encoding collectin-10-like, with product MAGLAVLALAEQIKCTSSNRFHIPNLRANWHRATEYCFSLGMQLAIADSEEDHTKMVKFISESEVYNNESTVVWIGASDLAQEGVFYWHASGQRLRYTNWRSDNPDDFGGQEDCVNLVNIPASGWHWHANDAGCIAAHYFICENVHPKQAIELF